One part of the Rutidosis leptorrhynchoides isolate AG116_Rl617_1_P2 chromosome 1, CSIRO_AGI_Rlap_v1, whole genome shotgun sequence genome encodes these proteins:
- the LOC139885692 gene encoding serine/arginine-rich splicing factor RS2Z33-like isoform X1, translated as MQNNQDPRDADDARYSLNGRDVDGSRIIVEFAKGVPRGSGGYVGGSREYLSRGPSSGAGRCFNCGLDGHWARDCKAGDWKNKSYRYGERGHIERHCQNNPKKLLGVLFINKKSMRFPRRN; from the exons ATGCAGAACAATCAG GACCCGAGAGATGCTGATGATGCTCGGTACAGCTTAAATGGCCGTGACGTGGATGGAAGCCGAATCATAGTTGAATTTGCCAAAGGG GTGCCACGTGGCAGTGGTGGTTATGTGGGCGGGTCACGTGAATATCTTAGCAGAGGTCCTTCTTCTGGTGCGGGTCGCTGCTTTAATTGTGGACTTGATGGTCACTGGGCTCGAGATTGTAAAGCTGGTGACTGGAAGAACAAATCTTATCGTTATGGTGAGCGAGGCCATATAGAGAGACATTGTCAGAACAACCCGAAGAAACT GTTAGGGGTTCTTTTCATCAATAAAAAATCGATGAGGTTTCCTCGACGAAATTGA
- the LOC139885692 gene encoding serine/arginine-rich splicing factor RS2Z33-like isoform X2, with translation MQNNQDPRDADDARYSLNGRDVDGSRIIVEFAKGVPRGSGGYVGGSREYLSRGPSSGAGRCFNCGLDGHWARDCKAGDWKNKSYRYGERGHIERHCQNNPKKL, from the exons ATGCAGAACAATCAG GACCCGAGAGATGCTGATGATGCTCGGTACAGCTTAAATGGCCGTGACGTGGATGGAAGCCGAATCATAGTTGAATTTGCCAAAGGG GTGCCACGTGGCAGTGGTGGTTATGTGGGCGGGTCACGTGAATATCTTAGCAGAGGTCCTTCTTCTGGTGCGGGTCGCTGCTTTAATTGTGGACTTGATGGTCACTGGGCTCGAGATTGTAAAGCTGGTGACTGGAAGAACAAATCTTATCGTTATGGTGAGCGAGGCCATATAGAGAGACATTGTCAGAACAACCCGAAGAAACT GTAA